The proteins below are encoded in one region of uncultured Eubacteriales bacterium:
- a CDS encoding conserved hypothetical protein (Evidence 4 : Homologs of previously reported genes of unknown function), giving the protein MATDQSVSDGGWIGLGTSSSQSQFTRSTVVLPFNATIVGLVLNIRDKTLLDGATVTATIFTSPCGFADPVSTGISATVLGPSNDEDPNCTATGTGSVAVTRGTLVSVQLTTSQGVGALPNGAAVTILLTIP; this is encoded by the coding sequence TTGGCAACAGATCAGTCGGTCAGCGATGGCGGGTGGATCGGCCTTGGCACCTCTTCTTCGCAGTCGCAGTTTACCAGAAGTACTGTCGTGCTGCCGTTCAATGCGACCATCGTCGGTCTGGTACTGAACATCCGGGATAAGACCCTGTTGGACGGGGCGACTGTAACGGCTACCATCTTCACAAGCCCCTGCGGATTTGCCGACCCTGTCAGTACAGGGATCTCCGCAACCGTCTTGGGCCCCAGCAATGACGAGGACCCCAACTGCACCGCAACGGGCACCGGCAGCGTTGCCGTCACGCGGGGCACGCTTGTGTCCGTGCAGCTGACCACAAGCCAGGGCGTCGGCGCGCTACCCAACGGAGCCGCCGTCACCATCCTCCTCACCATTCCTTAA
- a CDS encoding Redoxin family protein: MSRRFALFLAALLALALLSACAGSTAPAGDAASPSPSVPVVAPSPTPAPDQGEDAETSAGVMSSFSATDLDGDPIDQSIFEDYDLTMVNIWATFCGPCLNEMPDLGAIHAEYADKGFQIVGLVADTLNQDGTISESQVDTAKAAVEETGADYLHILPSQDLFGILSQATSVPTTFFVDKNGAQVGYAYLGSREKNDWIAIIDPLLEEVRE; encoded by the coding sequence ATGAGCCGACGGTTTGCCCTATTTCTCGCCGCTCTGCTGGCCCTGGCCCTGCTCTCCGCCTGTGCCGGGAGCACGGCCCCCGCCGGAGACGCGGCCTCTCCCTCCCCCAGCGTCCCCGTAGTTGCCCCCTCCCCTACCCCAGCCCCTGATCAGGGAGAAGATGCGGAGACATCCGCCGGCGTGATGAGCAGCTTTTCCGCCACCGACCTGGACGGCGACCCGATTGACCAGTCCATCTTTGAGGACTATGACCTGACGATGGTGAATATCTGGGCTACCTTCTGCGGGCCCTGCCTCAACGAGATGCCCGACCTGGGGGCCATACACGCCGAGTACGCCGACAAGGGCTTTCAGATCGTGGGCCTGGTGGCCGACACCCTGAACCAAGACGGCACCATCAGTGAAAGCCAGGTCGATACCGCAAAGGCTGCCGTGGAGGAGACGGGAGCCGACTACCTGCACATCCTCCCTTCCCAGGATCTATTCGGCATCCTCTCCCAGGCCACGAGCGTGCCCACCACCTTCTTCGTGGACAAGAACGGGGCGCAGGTGGGGTACGCCTACTTAGGCTCCCGGGAAAAGAATGACTGGATCGCCATCATCGACCCTCTGCTGGAGGAGGTGCGGGAATGA
- the gltB gene encoding Ferredoxin-dependent glutamate synthase 1, with the protein MQENKECARQCGLYDPAFEHDACGIGAVVNIKGVKSHQTVDDALKIVEKLEHRAGKDAEGKTGDGVGILLQISHRFFKKATAGCAFSIDGERDYGIGMFFFPQDTLKRSQAKKMLELIVEREGMEFLGWRKVPVQPDILGQKALAKMPCIEQAFVKRPKNVAKGLEFDRKLYVVRRIFEQSNDNTYVPSFSSRTIVYKGMFMVGQLRRFYPDLQDKDYEAAIAIVHSRFSTNTTPSWERAHPNRFICHNGEINTIRGNADRMLAREETMSCKALQKELDKVFPVINTEGSDSAMLDNSLEFLVMSGMELPLAVMITIPEPWTHDENISKAKRDLYQYYAVLMEPWDGPASILFSDGDTVGAVLDRNGLRPSRYYVTDNDQLILSSEVGVLDIDPAHIVKKSRLEPGKMLLVDTIKGRIVGDQELKETYSTRKPYGEWLDRYMLRLKDLAIPNRRVEMSTKEQRHKLQKAFGYTYEDVQKRILPMAKAGSEPTSAMGIDIPLAVLSSHEQPLFNYFKQHFAQVTNPPLDAIREEIVTDTTVYVGDDGNLLEEKPDNCRVIQIRNPILTSLDLMKIRDMKKPGFHVETISMLYYKNTPMKRALDQLFVAADRAYRSGANIIIMSDRGVDENHVSIPSLLAVSAMEQYLVRTKKRTAVSIILESAEPRDVHHFATLLGYGARAINPYLAQETIYELIEEGLLDKDFHAAVDDYNNAILHGIVKIASKMGISTIQSYQSAQIFEAVGIDKAVIDEYFTNTVSRVGGIGLKEISALVDHNHTRAFDPLGLGVDETLDSRGDHKARSGQEDHMYNPQTIHTLQESTRRGDYKLFKQYTDLVDAETMPHTLRGLLEVQYAENSIPLSEVESVDSIVKRFKTGAMSYGSISQEAHECMALAMNQLGGKSNSGEGGERPDRLHSDRCSAIKQVASGRFGVTSEYLVNAKEIQIKMAQGAKPGEGGHLPGKKVYPWIAKTRYSTPGVTLISPPPHHDIYSIEDLAQLIYDLKNANRFARISVKLVSEAGVGTIASGVAKAGAQVVLISGYDGGTGAAPQSSIHHAGLPWELGVAETHQTLIQNDLRSRVVIEADGKLMSGRDVAIACMLGAEEFGFATAPLITMGCVMMRVCHLDTCPVGVATQNPELRKRFKGKPEYVMNFMRFIAEELREHMARLGVRTVNELVGRTDLLKVREHSVNERSATVDLSAILDNPYKAPECKTHFESDDVYDFKLEETMDMKVLLTQLGAALKKGEKKSISVKVSSTDRTLGAILGSDITRYHGETLPDDTFTIRCEGGGGQSFGAFIPKGLTLLLEGDSNDYFGKGLSGGRLAVFPPKNARYKADENIIIGNVALYGATSGKAFICGVAGERFAVRNSGARAVVEGVGDHGCEYMTGGCVVVLGKTGKNFAAGMSGGIAYVWDEDSTLYLQVNKELVHLDPVTEKHDIEEIRTMVTEHVAVTGSKKGKEILSHLDEKAHCFKKILPHDYDKMLRTIVQFEEKGMTQEQAQIEAFYVNARGGRD; encoded by the coding sequence ATGCAAGAAAATAAAGAATGTGCCCGACAATGTGGGTTATATGACCCTGCTTTTGAGCATGACGCCTGTGGCATTGGCGCGGTCGTCAATATCAAGGGTGTTAAAAGTCACCAAACCGTCGATGATGCTCTGAAAATCGTTGAAAAGCTTGAACACCGCGCCGGTAAGGATGCGGAAGGTAAAACGGGGGATGGGGTCGGCATCTTACTTCAGATATCCCACCGGTTTTTCAAAAAAGCGACCGCGGGTTGCGCTTTCTCTATCGATGGTGAGCGGGATTACGGCATAGGTATGTTCTTCTTCCCGCAGGATACTCTAAAGCGCAGCCAGGCCAAAAAGATGCTTGAGCTGATCGTCGAGCGCGAGGGTATGGAGTTTTTAGGCTGGCGGAAGGTTCCCGTACAGCCCGATATTCTCGGTCAAAAGGCGCTGGCCAAGATGCCGTGCATCGAGCAGGCCTTTGTCAAGCGCCCGAAAAATGTTGCCAAGGGGCTGGAGTTTGACCGTAAGCTCTACGTTGTCCGCCGGATTTTCGAGCAATCCAACGACAACACCTATGTGCCTTCTTTTTCAAGCAGAACCATTGTCTATAAGGGCATGTTTATGGTAGGCCAGCTGCGCCGTTTCTATCCGGATCTGCAGGATAAAGACTATGAGGCCGCCATTGCTATCGTTCATTCCCGCTTTTCAACCAACACCACGCCGTCCTGGGAGCGCGCCCACCCCAACCGCTTTATCTGCCACAACGGCGAAATCAATACCATCCGGGGCAACGCCGACCGTATGCTGGCCCGCGAGGAAACGATGTCCTGCAAGGCTCTGCAAAAGGAGCTGGACAAAGTATTCCCGGTCATAAACACCGAGGGCTCGGACTCGGCGATGCTGGATAACTCTTTGGAGTTTTTGGTTATGAGCGGTATGGAGCTGCCGCTGGCCGTGATGATTACCATCCCGGAGCCGTGGACCCATGACGAGAACATCAGCAAGGCGAAGCGGGATCTCTACCAGTACTACGCCGTCCTGATGGAGCCGTGGGACGGCCCTGCCTCTATCCTCTTTTCGGACGGCGATACCGTTGGCGCGGTACTCGACCGCAACGGACTGCGCCCCTCCCGCTACTATGTCACCGACAACGACCAGCTCATCCTCTCCTCTGAGGTCGGGGTACTGGATATCGACCCTGCCCACATCGTAAAAAAGTCGCGGCTTGAGCCGGGGAAAATGCTGCTGGTTGACACCATTAAGGGCCGTATCGTCGGCGACCAGGAGCTGAAAGAGACCTATTCCACCCGCAAGCCCTATGGCGAGTGGCTGGATCGCTATATGCTGCGTTTGAAGGATTTAGCCATTCCAAACCGCAGGGTTGAGATGAGCACCAAGGAGCAGAGGCATAAGCTGCAAAAAGCGTTCGGCTATACATACGAGGATGTGCAAAAGCGTATTCTTCCTATGGCGAAAGCCGGTTCCGAGCCCACCTCCGCAATGGGCATTGACATTCCGCTGGCAGTTCTTTCAAGCCATGAGCAGCCTCTCTTCAACTACTTTAAGCAGCACTTTGCACAGGTCACAAACCCGCCGCTCGACGCCATACGCGAGGAAATCGTCACCGACACCACCGTCTACGTCGGCGACGACGGCAACCTCCTGGAGGAAAAGCCGGATAACTGCCGGGTGATTCAGATCCGCAACCCTATTTTGACCTCACTTGATCTGATGAAGATCCGGGATATGAAAAAACCGGGCTTTCATGTTGAAACCATTTCGATGCTCTACTATAAAAACACGCCCATGAAGCGCGCGCTGGATCAGCTGTTCGTCGCTGCCGACCGCGCCTACCGAAGCGGCGCGAACATTATTATCATGTCCGACCGCGGAGTAGATGAAAACCATGTGTCGATCCCCTCGCTGCTGGCGGTCTCCGCGATGGAGCAATATCTCGTCCGCACCAAAAAACGCACCGCGGTGTCGATTATACTGGAAAGCGCGGAACCTCGTGACGTTCACCACTTTGCCACTCTTTTGGGCTACGGCGCGCGCGCCATCAACCCATACCTGGCACAGGAGACCATCTATGAGCTGATCGAAGAGGGGCTTCTTGATAAGGACTTCCATGCGGCGGTGGACGATTATAACAACGCCATCCTGCACGGCATCGTGAAGATTGCCTCCAAGATGGGCATTTCCACCATTCAGTCGTATCAGTCGGCTCAGATCTTTGAGGCGGTAGGCATTGATAAGGCCGTCATTGACGAGTACTTCACCAACACCGTCTCGCGTGTTGGCGGCATCGGCCTCAAGGAGATCTCCGCGCTGGTCGACCACAACCACACCCGTGCTTTCGACCCGCTCGGCCTTGGTGTCGACGAGACACTGGACAGCCGCGGGGACCACAAGGCCCGCTCCGGTCAGGAAGACCATATGTATAACCCCCAGACCATCCACACGCTTCAGGAATCGACCAGACGGGGAGACTACAAGCTGTTCAAGCAGTACACGGATCTCGTAGACGCCGAGACCATGCCGCACACGCTCCGCGGCCTTCTTGAAGTACAATACGCCGAAAATTCCATCCCCCTCTCCGAAGTGGAAAGCGTGGATTCGATCGTCAAGCGTTTCAAAACCGGCGCGATGAGCTATGGCTCCATATCTCAGGAGGCGCACGAATGCATGGCGCTGGCGATGAACCAGCTGGGCGGCAAGTCCAACAGCGGAGAAGGCGGAGAACGGCCGGATCGGCTGCACTCCGACCGCTGCTCCGCCATCAAGCAGGTCGCCTCCGGACGGTTCGGCGTTACGAGCGAGTATCTGGTGAACGCCAAGGAGATACAGATCAAGATGGCCCAGGGCGCCAAGCCCGGCGAGGGCGGCCATCTGCCGGGCAAAAAGGTCTATCCCTGGATCGCCAAAACCCGTTACTCCACCCCCGGCGTGACCCTCATCTCTCCCCCGCCCCACCATGACATCTATTCCATCGAGGATTTGGCGCAGCTCATCTACGACCTGAAAAACGCCAACCGGTTTGCCCGTATTTCGGTAAAGCTGGTGTCCGAGGCCGGTGTAGGTACGATTGCCTCCGGCGTTGCGAAGGCCGGAGCTCAGGTGGTGCTCATCTCGGGCTATGACGGCGGCACCGGCGCCGCGCCCCAGAGCTCCATCCACCACGCGGGGCTCCCCTGGGAGCTGGGCGTGGCCGAAACCCACCAGACGCTGATTCAAAACGACCTGCGCTCCCGCGTGGTCATCGAGGCGGACGGCAAGCTCATGAGCGGCCGGGATGTGGCCATCGCATGCATGCTTGGCGCCGAGGAGTTTGGGTTTGCCACGGCTCCGCTCATTACAATGGGCTGCGTGATGATGCGCGTCTGCCATCTCGATACCTGTCCAGTGGGTGTTGCCACCCAAAATCCTGAGCTGCGCAAGCGCTTTAAGGGCAAGCCCGAGTATGTGATGAACTTTATGCGGTTTATCGCTGAGGAACTGCGCGAGCACATGGCAAGGCTCGGGGTTCGAACGGTGAACGAGCTGGTGGGCCGCACCGACCTTTTAAAGGTGCGAGAGCATTCCGTCAACGAGCGCTCCGCTACGGTGGACCTCTCCGCCATTCTGGATAATCCCTACAAAGCGCCGGAGTGTAAAACACATTTCGAAAGCGACGATGTCTATGACTTCAAGCTGGAAGAAACGATGGATATGAAGGTCCTCCTAACGCAGTTGGGGGCGGCGCTCAAAAAAGGCGAGAAGAAATCGATCTCTGTCAAGGTTTCAAGTACCGACCGAACCCTTGGTGCCATTCTGGGGTCCGACATTACCCGCTACCATGGCGAGACCCTGCCGGACGATACCTTTACCATCCGCTGCGAGGGCGGAGGAGGCCAGTCCTTCGGCGCTTTCATTCCCAAGGGTCTGACGCTGCTGCTCGAGGGCGACAGCAACGACTACTTCGGCAAGGGGCTATCGGGCGGCAGACTGGCGGTTTTCCCGCCGAAAAACGCCCGCTACAAAGCGGATGAAAACATTATCATCGGCAATGTGGCGTTGTATGGCGCCACCTCGGGCAAAGCCTTTATCTGCGGCGTCGCCGGGGAACGTTTCGCCGTGCGAAACTCCGGCGCCCGTGCCGTCGTCGAAGGGGTCGGAGACCATGGCTGTGAATATATGACCGGCGGCTGTGTGGTGGTTCTCGGCAAAACAGGCAAAAATTTCGCGGCCGGTATGTCGGGCGGCATCGCCTACGTCTGGGATGAGGACAGCACCCTCTACCTGCAGGTCAATAAAGAGCTGGTCCACCTCGACCCGGTTACGGAAAAACACGACATTGAAGAAATCCGGACTATGGTCACCGAGCATGTGGCGGTAACGGGCTCTAAAAAGGGCAAGGAAATTCTCAGCCATCTGGATGAAAAGGCGCACTGCTTTAAGAAAATCCTGCCGCATGATTACGACAAGATGCTGCGTACCATCGTCCAATTCGAGGAGAAGGGTATGACGCAGGAGCAGGCACAGATTGAAGCGTTTTATGTAAATGCACGCGGAGGGAGGGACTAA
- a CDS encoding hypothetical protein (Evidence 5 : No homology to any previously reported sequences) — protein sequence MFKLFNDFQSIIDGLVTFNTLDIDDRANATGVMLKSRVI from the coding sequence GTGTTCAAGCTTTTCAACGATTTTCAGAGCATCATCGACGGTTTGGTGACTTTTAACACCCTTGATATTGACGACCGCGCCAATGCCACAGGCGTCATGCTCAAAAGCAGGGTCATATAA
- a CDS encoding conserved exported hypothetical protein (Evidence 4 : Homologs of previously reported genes of unknown function), giving the protein MTTFLRRNRAGLLLVLLGLALTAIGVWRGEVEVVLRKAVLICMECIGLG; this is encoded by the coding sequence ATGACGACTTTCCTGCGGCGCAATCGCGCCGGGCTGCTGCTGGTGCTGCTGGGTCTCGCGCTTACCGCCATTGGCGTATGGCGGGGCGAGGTCGAGGTGGTCCTGCGCAAGGCGGTACTCATCTGTATGGAGTGCATCGGTCTTGGGTAG
- the gltB gene encoding Glutamate synthase (NADPH) small chain encodes MGKPTGFLEYTRCANPAEEPLSRIKHWNEFHPALPREQRMVQGARCMECGVPFCQSGVALLGGAVSGCPLHNLIPEWNDLVYTGNFNHALQRLHKTNNFPEFTGRVCPALCETACTCGLNGDAVTIKENELGIVEDCFAAGLITAHPPKVRTGKKVAVVGSGPSGLAAADQLNLRGHSVTVFERDDRVGGLLMYGIPNMKLEKNIVDRRVRLMAEEGIEFLTGVDVGKDVKAEELLTDYDAVILCCGAKKPRDLSVKNRDVKGVHFAVDFLASTTRSLLDSNLKDGRYISAKGKHVVIVGGGDTGNDCVGTSIRHGCKSVVQIEMMPKLPDERAESNPWPQWPFVCKTDYGQEEAIALFGTDPRVYQTTVKELVADAKGNIKSVVTVALQQEQKDGRNVMTELPGSEKTLPCDLLLIAAGFLGPEDYLPDLFGVVRDNRSNVKTSSGGYRIGSRNLFAAGDMRRGQSLVVWAIAEGRAAAREVDEYLMGYTNL; translated from the coding sequence GTGGGAAAGCCAACTGGATTCTTAGAATATACAAGGTGCGCTAACCCCGCTGAAGAGCCTCTCTCGCGCATCAAGCACTGGAACGAGTTCCACCCTGCCCTTCCCCGTGAGCAAAGGATGGTGCAGGGCGCCCGCTGCATGGAGTGCGGCGTTCCCTTCTGCCAGTCCGGCGTGGCGCTGCTGGGCGGCGCTGTCTCCGGCTGCCCGCTGCACAACCTGATTCCGGAGTGGAACGACCTGGTCTACACAGGAAATTTTAACCACGCGCTGCAGCGCCTGCACAAGACCAACAACTTCCCGGAGTTTACCGGGCGCGTCTGTCCGGCTCTCTGCGAGACGGCCTGCACCTGCGGCTTAAACGGCGATGCCGTCACCATTAAGGAAAATGAGCTCGGCATTGTGGAAGACTGTTTTGCCGCCGGCCTCATCACCGCCCACCCGCCCAAGGTGCGTACCGGCAAAAAGGTTGCGGTAGTCGGCTCCGGCCCTTCCGGTCTGGCCGCTGCCGACCAGCTCAATCTGCGCGGCCACAGCGTGACCGTCTTTGAGCGGGATGATCGGGTAGGCGGCTTGCTGATGTACGGCATTCCTAATATGAAGCTGGAAAAAAATATTGTCGACCGCCGTGTAAGGCTTATGGCGGAAGAGGGAATTGAGTTCCTTACCGGCGTGGATGTGGGCAAAGACGTCAAGGCCGAGGAGCTGCTTACCGACTATGACGCCGTCATTCTCTGCTGCGGCGCCAAAAAGCCCCGTGACCTCTCGGTTAAAAACCGCGACGTCAAAGGCGTGCACTTCGCGGTGGATTTCCTCGCGTCCACCACCAGGAGCCTGCTGGACTCGAACCTGAAGGACGGCCGGTATATCAGCGCCAAGGGCAAGCATGTGGTTATCGTTGGCGGCGGCGACACCGGCAACGACTGCGTGGGAACCTCCATCCGCCATGGCTGCAAATCTGTGGTGCAGATAGAGATGATGCCCAAGCTGCCGGATGAGCGCGCCGAGAGCAACCCATGGCCTCAGTGGCCCTTCGTCTGCAAGACCGATTATGGCCAGGAGGAGGCCATCGCTCTCTTCGGCACCGACCCGCGCGTCTACCAGACGACCGTTAAGGAACTGGTGGCTGACGCGAAAGGAAACATCAAATCGGTGGTGACTGTCGCGCTGCAGCAGGAGCAAAAGGACGGGCGCAACGTTATGACTGAGCTTCCGGGCTCAGAGAAGACCTTGCCCTGCGATCTTCTGCTGATTGCCGCCGGCTTTTTAGGTCCTGAGGATTATCTCCCGGATCTCTTTGGCGTTGTCCGCGATAACCGCAGCAACGTAAAGACTTCTTCGGGCGGCTACCGTATCGGCTCGCGGAATCTCTTTGCCGCAGGCGACATGCGCCGCGGTCAGTCGCTGGTGGTCTGGGCAATTGCCGAGGGACGCGCTGCGGCGAGAGAGGTTGACGAGTACCTGATGGGCTATACCAACCTGTAG
- a CDS encoding conserved hypothetical protein (Evidence 4 : Homologs of previously reported genes of unknown function): MAQYGFIHDKLDVKLLVLYVLSRAAAPLDRDTLLDLTMVDDGVDYFTFMEVLSELEVTDHLTCEDDHYTITEKGRKNSSVCESSLPYSVKRKCARKLVGVNAALRRDAQVRADVLPREDGSCTLRLALNDEESNLLTIELLSPSQAQAERLAEGFKTRPEQVYNSLLDVLLDLSGKEGTAE, from the coding sequence ATGGCGCAGTACGGTTTTATCCATGACAAGCTGGACGTGAAGCTTCTGGTCCTCTACGTTCTCTCCCGCGCCGCCGCGCCCCTGGATCGGGACACGCTCCTGGACCTGACCATGGTGGACGACGGGGTGGATTATTTCACCTTTATGGAGGTTCTCTCCGAGCTGGAGGTGACCGACCATCTCACCTGTGAGGACGACCACTACACCATCACCGAGAAGGGCCGGAAGAACAGCTCCGTGTGCGAGAGCAGCCTGCCCTACTCGGTCAAGCGCAAATGCGCCCGCAAGCTGGTTGGGGTCAACGCCGCCCTCCGGCGGGATGCCCAGGTGAGGGCCGATGTCCTGCCCCGGGAGGATGGGAGCTGCACCCTGCGCCTGGCCCTGAACGATGAGGAATCAAACCTCCTTACCATAGAGCTTCTCTCCCCCTCCCAAGCCCAGGCCGAGCGGCTGGCCGAGGGGTTCAAGACCCGGCCCGAGCAAGTATACAACAGTCTGCTGGACGTCCTGCTGGACCTCTCCGGCAAGGAGGGTACGGCGGAATGA
- a CDS encoding conserved membrane hypothetical protein (Evidence 4 : Homologs of previously reported genes of unknown function), whose protein sequence is MTEPVLFGFPISLLFLYFIVYAFLGWVMETCYCSILQRRFVARGFLYGPLCPIYGVGVLMMICWFAPFMGNPLLFYVVATVCMSAWEYLVGWFLETTTHIKYWDYSRFRFNLHGRICLQICLTWGGLAYIVIFWVHPFVSGLLALLSVTTQHVFAIVFLVLLVGDTAATIRELALVRRMMTLLNETGDELRLQLALGKAELSDYLEEAKDSLGDRLGDVKSAISDRLDDAKGSISEKLSIPSEATEKLRAKYDELLAKAERSSRHLRYVYGDMSSKKLSSSLSAVAEAGRKYIAEHDTKRAAKRAARKEKKNKSN, encoded by the coding sequence ATGACAGAGCCTGTGCTGTTTGGTTTTCCCATCTCCCTGCTCTTTCTCTACTTCATCGTGTACGCCTTTCTGGGCTGGGTGATGGAGACCTGCTACTGCTCCATTTTGCAGCGGCGCTTCGTGGCCCGCGGGTTCCTCTATGGCCCCCTCTGCCCCATCTATGGAGTGGGAGTACTGATGATGATCTGCTGGTTCGCGCCGTTTATGGGCAACCCCCTCCTCTTCTACGTGGTGGCCACCGTGTGCATGTCGGCCTGGGAGTACCTTGTGGGCTGGTTTTTGGAGACCACCACCCACATTAAATACTGGGACTACAGCCGTTTCCGCTTTAACCTCCACGGGCGCATCTGCCTGCAGATCTGCCTGACCTGGGGCGGGCTGGCCTACATAGTCATCTTCTGGGTCCACCCCTTCGTGTCGGGGCTTCTCGCCTTGCTCTCCGTCACCACGCAGCATGTTTTCGCAATCGTCTTCCTGGTTCTTCTGGTGGGCGATACCGCCGCCACCATCCGCGAGCTGGCCCTGGTGCGCCGCATGATGACCCTCCTCAATGAGACCGGCGACGAGCTCCGGCTCCAGCTGGCCCTGGGCAAAGCCGAGCTTTCTGACTATCTGGAGGAGGCTAAGGACAGCCTGGGTGACCGGCTGGGTGACGTGAAGAGCGCCATCAGCGACCGGCTGGACGACGCGAAGGGCAGCATCTCCGAAAAGCTAAGCATCCCCTCCGAGGCCACGGAGAAGCTTCGGGCCAAGTACGACGAGCTGCTGGCCAAGGCCGAGCGCTCCAGCCGCCATTTGCGCTACGTATACGGCGACATGAGCTCGAAAAAGCTGTCCTCCTCCCTCTCCGCCGTGGCCGAGGCGGGCCGCAAGTACATAGCCGAACACGACACAAAGCGCGCCGCCAAGCGGGCCGCTCGGAAGGAAAAGAAGAATAAGTCCAATTAA
- a CDS encoding 4Fe-4S binding domain protein has translation MGRFRTWVQVGFTALTNGYAAGFAKGDIFKGPTKALCLPGLNCYSCPGALGSCPIGSLQAVLASRDYQFSFYIVGFLLMVGALVGRLVCGWLCPFGLVQDLLYKIPGVRKLRKLPGDRWLRYLKYAIFIGFVVVLPLTALDVIGQGQPWFCKYICPSGTLFGGVPLVAANPLLRGALGWLFTWKMGILIVLLLLSAVVYRPFCRYLCPLGAVYGLFNGVAVYRFQVDEHKCVHCGACQRACKLDIPVDKIPNSPECIRCGDCKRACPHGAICNAGAARRQEDPAR, from the coding sequence TTGGGTAGGTTTCGCACTTGGGTCCAGGTGGGCTTTACCGCCCTGACAAACGGTTACGCCGCCGGTTTCGCCAAGGGGGATATCTTCAAGGGCCCTACCAAGGCACTTTGTCTGCCTGGGCTGAACTGCTACTCCTGCCCTGGCGCGCTGGGCTCCTGCCCCATCGGCTCCCTCCAGGCGGTCCTTGCCAGCCGGGACTACCAATTTTCGTTCTACATCGTAGGCTTTCTCTTGATGGTGGGGGCGTTGGTGGGGCGGCTGGTCTGCGGGTGGCTGTGCCCCTTTGGGCTGGTGCAGGATCTGCTCTATAAGATCCCCGGAGTGAGGAAGCTCCGCAAGCTCCCGGGTGACCGGTGGCTCCGCTATTTAAAGTATGCCATTTTTATCGGCTTCGTGGTCGTCCTGCCCCTGACGGCGCTGGACGTGATCGGCCAAGGTCAGCCCTGGTTCTGCAAGTACATCTGCCCCTCGGGCACCCTCTTCGGCGGCGTGCCCCTGGTGGCAGCTAATCCCCTGCTGCGGGGGGCCCTGGGCTGGCTCTTCACCTGGAAAATGGGGATTCTGATCGTCCTGCTCCTCCTGTCGGCGGTGGTATACCGGCCCTTCTGCCGCTATCTCTGCCCGCTGGGGGCGGTGTATGGTCTCTTTAACGGCGTGGCGGTCTACCGTTTCCAGGTGGACGAGCACAAGTGTGTCCACTGTGGGGCCTGTCAGAGGGCCTGCAAGCTGGACATTCCCGTGGACAAGATCCCCAACAGCCCCGAGTGCATCCGCTGCGGGGACTGCAAGCGTGCCTGCCCCCACGGGGCGATCTGCAACGCGGGGGCCGCTCGGAGGCAGGAAGACCCGGCCCGGTGA
- a CDS encoding putative membrane protein (Evidence 3 : Function proposed based on presence of conserved amino acid motif, structural feature or limited homology) — protein sequence MKKKPFYTELAYALGLAGLALGTAFMEAADFGVSMVVAPAYLIYLKLSRVLPFFTFGMAEYTLQAVLLVVLMAVLRRVRLSYLFSFVTAVIYGFLLDGAMAAVALIPHGNPVPRFVLYGSGLLLCAAGVSLLFHTYIAPEVYELFVKEASAKYGVDIHAFKTGYDCASCLVAILLSFAFFGLWHFEGVKLGTIFCALVNGWVIGRCTRFFEKHWEFQDALKLPIRC from the coding sequence ATGAAAAAGAAACCGTTTTACACCGAACTCGCCTATGCCCTCGGCCTTGCGGGCCTTGCCCTGGGGACCGCCTTTATGGAGGCAGCCGACTTCGGCGTCTCCATGGTGGTGGCCCCCGCGTACCTCATCTACTTAAAGCTGTCCCGGGTTCTTCCGTTTTTCACCTTTGGCATGGCGGAGTATACCCTGCAGGCCGTTTTGCTGGTTGTGCTGATGGCCGTGCTGCGGCGGGTGCGGCTCTCGTATCTTTTCTCGTTCGTCACCGCCGTAATTTACGGCTTTTTGCTGGACGGGGCGATGGCGGCTGTCGCCCTCATTCCTCATGGAAACCCTGTACCCCGCTTTGTGCTCTATGGCTCGGGGCTCCTGCTCTGCGCGGCCGGGGTTTCGCTCCTCTTCCACACCTACATCGCCCCGGAGGTCTATGAGCTATTTGTGAAGGAGGCCTCCGCCAAGTATGGCGTTGACATCCACGCCTTTAAAACCGGCTACGACTGCGCAAGCTGCCTTGTGGCGATTCTCTTATCCTTCGCCTTCTTCGGTCTGTGGCACTTCGAGGGGGTAAAGCTGGGCACCATCTTTTGCGCTTTGGTCAACGGCTGGGTCATCGGCAGATGCACGCGGTTTTTTGAAAAACATTGGGAGTTCCAGGACGCCCTGAAACTCCCAATACGGTGTTAA